From one Leifsonia sp. Root1293 genomic stretch:
- a CDS encoding ATP-binding cassette domain-containing protein → MTIAEDTAAAPAPAETRKPILEAKRLVKTFGRVVGLDGVSLQLYPGEVLAIIGDNGAGKSTLVKCLTGAEIPDEGELFLDGNPVSFKRPQDARAAGIETVYQNLAVSPALDVASNLFLGREVRKKGILGSLFRVVDAKGMRKMARDELTELGISTLQDVTVPVENLSGGQRQAVAVARAAAFGSKVVVLDEPTAALGVRESGQVLQLVKNLRDKGIPVILISHNMPQVFDVADRIHIQRLGKRAATITPQSHSMTDAVAIMTGARTA, encoded by the coding sequence ATGACCATCGCAGAAGACACCGCGGCAGCTCCGGCGCCGGCGGAGACGCGCAAGCCCATCCTCGAGGCCAAGCGCCTCGTGAAGACCTTCGGCAGGGTCGTCGGCCTCGACGGAGTGAGCCTGCAGCTCTACCCCGGAGAGGTGCTCGCCATCATCGGCGACAACGGAGCCGGCAAGTCGACCCTGGTCAAGTGCCTGACCGGTGCCGAGATCCCCGACGAGGGCGAGTTGTTCCTCGACGGCAACCCGGTCTCGTTCAAGCGCCCGCAGGACGCCAGGGCCGCCGGTATCGAGACCGTGTACCAGAACCTCGCCGTGTCGCCGGCCCTCGACGTCGCCTCCAACCTGTTCCTCGGGCGCGAGGTGCGCAAGAAGGGCATCCTCGGCTCGCTGTTCCGGGTGGTCGACGCCAAGGGCATGCGCAAGATGGCCCGCGACGAGTTGACCGAACTCGGCATCAGCACCCTGCAGGACGTGACCGTTCCGGTCGAGAACCTCTCCGGTGGGCAGCGCCAGGCCGTCGCCGTGGCCCGAGCCGCGGCCTTCGGATCCAAGGTCGTCGTACTCGACGAACCCACGGCGGCACTCGGCGTGCGCGAGTCCGGCCAGGTGCTCCAGCTGGTCAAGAACCTGCGCGACAAGGGCATCCCGGTCATCCTCATCAGCCACAACATGCCGCAGGTCTTCGACGTGGCCGACCGCATCCACATCCAGCGACTGGGCAAGCGTGCGGCGACCATCACGCCGCAGTCGCATTCGATGACGGATGCCGTTGCCATCATGACCGGCGCACGCACGGCGTGA